A genomic segment from Leptolyngbya boryana PCC 6306 encodes:
- a CDS encoding M16 family metallopeptidase: MKRISRAILSFGLVFLLSWQSAPGIGWARTLPQTQSIQPYLDRVIQNITEFKLENGLKFIVLERHQAPVVSFLTYADVGGADEPEGKTGVAHFLEHLAFKGTTRIGTSDYKAEQPLLEKLDQLAAEIKAAKDQKKDVTALQAEFTRIEAEATRLGRQNELGRIVEQAGGVGLNANTSADATRYFYSFPSNKLELWMSLESERFLDPVFREFYQEKSVILEERRLRTENSPIGQLIEAFTGKAFTVHPYRRPVIGYSQDLVNLTRQDVTDFFNTHYTPNNLTIAIVGDVNPTEVKRLAQIYFGRYKAKPAPPEVLAVEPPQTQQKEVTLKLQSQPWYLEGYHRPALNHPDNAVYETLTSILSDGRTSRLYKSLVEEKKLALAAQGLNGFPGDKFPNLILFYALTAPGRSLEEVASALRAEIERLKTQPVSAQELDRVKTQARAGLLRSLDSNMGMAQALLEYEVKTGSWRNLFQQVDAIEKITPADIQRVATATFTDQNRTIGRILPQG, from the coding sequence ATGAAAAGAATAAGTCGAGCGATCCTGAGCTTTGGATTAGTTTTTCTGTTGAGTTGGCAAAGTGCGCCAGGAATCGGATGGGCGAGAACTCTGCCTCAGACTCAATCGATTCAGCCTTATCTCGATCGAGTCATTCAGAATATTACCGAGTTTAAGTTAGAGAATGGCTTGAAGTTTATTGTTTTGGAGCGGCATCAAGCGCCAGTGGTTTCGTTTCTCACTTATGCCGATGTCGGTGGAGCGGATGAGCCAGAAGGAAAAACTGGCGTTGCCCACTTTTTAGAGCATTTGGCATTTAAAGGAACAACTCGGATTGGAACAAGTGATTACAAAGCCGAGCAGCCACTCCTAGAAAAATTAGATCAGCTAGCAGCAGAGATTAAAGCTGCAAAAGATCAAAAGAAAGATGTCACAGCCCTCCAAGCAGAATTTACTCGCATTGAAGCTGAAGCCACACGGCTAGGGCGACAGAACGAATTAGGGCGAATTGTTGAGCAGGCGGGTGGAGTTGGCTTAAATGCAAATACGTCCGCAGATGCGACTCGCTATTTTTACAGTTTTCCGTCGAATAAGTTAGAGCTTTGGATGTCCTTGGAATCTGAGCGCTTCTTAGACCCAGTGTTTCGAGAGTTTTATCAGGAGAAATCTGTCATCCTCGAAGAAAGACGGCTAAGAACTGAGAATTCTCCGATCGGGCAATTGATCGAAGCCTTCACAGGAAAAGCGTTTACAGTTCATCCTTATCGCCGCCCAGTGATTGGCTATTCACAAGATTTGGTCAATCTGACTCGCCAGGATGTAACGGACTTTTTTAACACGCATTACACTCCGAATAATTTGACGATCGCAATTGTCGGCGATGTCAATCCCACCGAAGTCAAACGTCTCGCTCAAATTTATTTCGGTCGATATAAAGCAAAACCTGCACCGCCAGAAGTCCTTGCAGTCGAGCCACCGCAGACGCAGCAGAAAGAAGTTACCCTCAAGCTGCAATCTCAGCCTTGGTATTTGGAAGGCTATCATCGTCCGGCATTGAACCATCCAGATAATGCCGTCTATGAAACGCTGACATCGATTCTCAGCGACGGACGGACTTCTCGACTCTACAAATCGCTGGTCGAAGAGAAAAAATTAGCATTAGCCGCACAGGGACTAAATGGATTCCCCGGAGATAAATTCCCGAATTTGATTTTGTTCTATGCGTTGACGGCTCCCGGTCGATCGCTCGAAGAAGTGGCATCTGCACTGAGAGCAGAAATTGAGCGCTTAAAAACTCAGCCAGTTTCAGCACAAGAACTCGATCGCGTTAAAACTCAAGCTAGAGCCGGATTACTGCGATCGCTCGATTCTAATATGGGCATGGCTCAGGCATTGTTGGAATACGAGGTGAAAACGGGAAGCTGGCGGAATTTGTTTCAGCAAGTTGATGCGATCGAGAAAATTACTCCTGCGGATATTCAGCGAGTTGCCACCGCAACTTTTACTGATCAAAACCGCACCATTGGTCGAATTTTGCCGCAAGGATAA
- a CDS encoding photosystem I reaction center subunit XI, with protein MQVLRHPEATNDPRDPRNNEVVSPGADIYDGNLSTPINSSPLVKSYLSALPAYRQGLSPQRRGLEVGFFHGLWIILPFTLLGPLRDTPMAALSGLLSGFGLLLISALSISLYGATNPPAPTATITTPNPPQELATGHGWNEYAGGFLLGGVLGAVLTYFLLSNTALFQHFGTGL; from the coding sequence ATGCAAGTTCTCAGACATCCTGAAGCAACGAATGACCCCAGAGATCCCCGCAATAATGAGGTCGTTTCTCCCGGTGCTGATATTTATGACGGCAACCTATCTACGCCAATCAATTCTTCTCCGCTCGTCAAATCCTATCTTTCAGCGCTGCCTGCTTACCGCCAAGGTCTTTCTCCTCAACGTCGCGGCTTAGAAGTCGGCTTTTTCCACGGGCTGTGGATTATTCTTCCCTTTACCTTGCTAGGTCCTTTACGCGACACTCCAATGGCAGCGCTCTCTGGCTTGCTCTCCGGATTTGGGTTGCTCTTGATTTCAGCCCTGAGCATCTCACTCTACGGCGCAACCAATCCCCCCGCTCCTACTGCAACGATTACTACTCCTAACCCGCCCCAAGAACTCGCAACTGGGCACGGTTGGAATGAGTACGCAGGTGGATTTCTGCTTGGCGGGGTTCTCGGCGCGGTTCTGACCTACTTCTTATTGTCCAATACAGCCTTATTCCAGCACTTTGGGACGGGTCTGTAA